The genomic region AATTATcggaatttgattttgaaacaaAATTGGAAAGTACTTGATATTTGAAAATTGTTTCTTTATTGAGAAtgatttgctattttggaaatGATTCAAAAAGGGTTAGAGGAAGGGTTTGGTTTGAAACTATTTGAGAAGACCGAGAATTCTTTATTATTGATTGATGCTGTTGATTGAAGCTGGTTTAAATTGCGATTTATAGATTGGTTGATTGAATTCTGGATTTTATAATTTCTTTGGGTTGAGTGTtgttgttgtgataatggttattgaaagtgatttgaatgatttacaggcgtttggtttggtttggttgggacccgaaaagggtggcagaatccgagttttagaggagatgttgtcgaaattttataaaattgaaagtttcatttgaagtaattatttaaaaagatttggttttaaacattatatgtcttaagattgatttatttattgaagaaagaattatgttttgaattgagatttgtTAATAAACGAAATGGAAAGAAGGATaatgaggattttctttgaaatatggtttctgaatgaatttggaaaatgagatttggattgatgaatgattatggtgttgagaatgttgagaatgttgagatatgaactttgaattattcacatggcttatgaatttgaaatatctgagatacgaggttccctggattaagtgccgtggcttgccaccacgtgtaccaggttgaaaactcgatactctgttgaccctacgacgtaagtgtgaccgggcactatataaattcccgggaatgttacccccattgagcaatattgattatttgagaaaaagctatgcatagactcttggggatgcacgtcgggggacagtctaaggacaattcagacttgtcgggttggctggataaccgacagatgagcctcatcagccataggacaggcatgcatcatatgcatttgtatgctttgcttgggtttgaactttctttggtttgcctaattgctaaactgttcttaactgctacttgaactatttgctgtaactgctacctacttgtgctttccttgtttgtcttgcctgtgtttgtcctggcgtgctacatttgagaataaactttggtgctgaattaatgattgtgttgtttgattgcgtggttggtttctgattgagatttgctTATGAAAAAAGAAAGACTTTGGATTTCTGAAaatattaaacattgtttcttgaAATGGTTTTGAACGACTAGCTATTGGATTTTAAaaggattcataaggcaatgataatcactgaatttgaaaacagttttcttattgagtatcttcttatgacaactttgaaactctgtggtgagaccgtgtggttaggttctcacccccctacagctttacctttttaggaaccagatgaagaagcattaagaagagttatactatgtttggtttatatgttgttgtattaattagattattttcttccctcatctttgttattacaagtttgtaagagggataggaattgtgtgttttatatatatattatattgagTTATTATGTAATGAGTCTTGTATAAGAATCTATGCCTACTTGTAATTTTCTTAAAATGAAGTATTTATCTCCggtttttcaaagaaatcagcgatacagtattGAGTTACAGGCTCCTATTctagtatttagtatgtaaagtagtcgtaatacttcttgctatcagagtagcgcagtcGGAAGCGTAATTTCTGATAGTGAGAGTGTTACATGTTTGTTGTTcaagaataaaatagtagataaGAATAAGGAATATTGATTCTTTTCGGTTAATTAATCTTGTAGCAAATTAAGAGGTTTAGGACTTATATTTCGATCAAATTCGGTGTCTTAGAAAATTTGACAAGCATATATATTAGAGGTATAAACAAGTGGCCTTCATTTCTAGTGACCAATAACTAACATACAACAAAGAAGCTAAGAACATATCATATATCGGtctcgctacgttaccaacagcatatctgtcaacttctgccaactcttatttataactgtgtttTATGAAAGTGTCTTCGTGGATATGTCTAATAAAAACGTCttttttataattatgtttaatagaagtgtctttatagatatattttttggatgtATCTCTttacatatgtatttaaaatataataattaattattattggcaataaattggcagataatatgttggtaccatATACTTTTCCATCGTATATTCTCTCTAAGATGCAAGGCCAAAGAAAGATATAAGAATACAATGCAAATTGCAACTGGAAAATGGAAAGGTACGAAGAAAATTCAGAGAACGAACCATGCATGCGTGCATTATAATTCTGACTATATGCAAATGGGAAATTAAAATTGAACAAATAAATATAAGTGTATAAAATAAAGCTTTTAATTTGGCACGTGGTCAAGCATCAACGTAACTATTGATGGTCTTAATCCATGCATGGAGGTCATGTCTCTCTATTTGTCGTTATAAGCCCAATTTCAAGTTTCATATATGATTTTTATCATACTTTcccttaaattaattatatataaaaaatggtgaaaattcaggtgcagtcgacttaaCGTGAAATTGATAGCTGAAAGTCATTAGacaaaaatttagtcaaatcagtcaagtAATCTAACAGCTCTTAgttatcaacttcatgtgaagtcgactgcacctgagtttccactaTAAAATATACATGATAGTTTTCTATGATAGGTTTTCATTCGATTTTTTCTTCCTTCAAAATTTTCATATAgttacatttttattattatgattcTAACTTGTGAACCAATTAGAAAAGTATTACAAATAGTGACTTTGAAATATCAACACGTAAACTGCATGCTTTACAGTTATAAGTTCCAACAACCAATATCTCCTTCTTCGCTCTATATAAAGAAGCTTGGTTTTGGACATCAAACACAACATTTTCAAATCAACCTCTAAACATATACATTAAACCTCATCAAATACGTCTTAGATTTTAACCATTACTTTTTCTTACAAAACATTATTGGCCATAAAAGTTCAATGGCAGCAATGCGTTTGCTCTTCAATTTTCTCATTGTTCCCTTCTTTCTATCAACTTTTGTCTATGCCTATTCTTCAAATGATGTTAAACATTGGTGTAGCCAAACCCCAAACCCTCAACCATGTGAGTATTTCTTGAGCAACAACCCTAATCACCAAACCAAACCTATTAACCAAAAAAGTGACTTTCTCAAGATTTCATTACAACTTGCCCAAGAGAGAGCTCTCATAGGTCATGCAAATACTCTTTCACTTGGCACAAAGTGCCGCAACCAACTTGAAAGAGTTGCATGGAATGATTGTGTTGACCTCTATCAACAAACCATTCATAAACTCAACAAAACCCTAGACCCTAACACCAAGTGCTCCCAAGTTGATGCTCAAACATGGCTTAGCACTGCTCTCACAAACCTTGAGACATGCAAAGCTGGCTTCTATGAACTTGGTGTTCAAGACTATGTCCTTCCTCTAATGTCCAACAATGTTACTGAGTTGCTAAGTAACACTTTGGCTCTTAACATATACATTAGGAAATACTTTCATTTCATTGTGATTGTTTTCATTATTTGTTATAGATTTTGCTTAGAGTATACACACAAGTAATTCCTTGTGTAAAGTTGTATGAAGTTTCTATGGAGCTTTTGAGATTGAATCGTAATAATATATTTCaattaatttatgctttttaattTGTTCACAATAAGTACATTGAAcatttataatattaaaatcattCTTGTCAGAATCGAACCAACAATCAAATCACNNNNNNNNNNNNNNNNNNNNNNNNNNNNNNNNNNNNNNNNNNNNNNNNNNNNNNNNNNNNNNNNNNNNNNNNNNNNNNNNNNNNNNNNNNTTTAATAatgtttatattaataattatgaataataaaaaatataattaatttaaatataagtgagtataaaattaaaataatatttaaaaaaattattgtacatttttattatataattaataattaacatttaaaataataaaaaataatataactttttttttgtttatccaAACAATATCCCCCACCCAACAGATTAATAACAATATAACTTATTACTGGTAAGCAGAACATACATGcataaaaaaatccaaatttaaactACATCTTTGTACGATTTTTTGGTTGAACTGAGTAATCCAATTCTATTCGTACACCTATTATTGCTAGAAAAGAAAATtcaattattataatttttaaagcGTTAACNNNNNNNNNNNNNNNNNNNNNNNNNNNNNNNNNNNNNNNNNNNNNNNNNNNNNNNNNNNNNNNNNNNNNNNNNNNNNNNNNNNNNNNNNNNNNNNNNNNNNNNNNNNatttttgttttttcttaattattgttttacggctaaattttttaaattttaacttacACGCAACCTTATATGTTACTTAGTTACTaagacaagaaaaaaaaaagtgatttttggtgcgaaaatgtttggtaactaaagaaaatcagccaaaaacagctataacttgccttatttagtattCACTAGTGAAAGGACCCGTGCTACGCACGAAAAAAATTACATACAAAAACTAAATAATTTTAAACCAAACATATGGAAGGAATTACATGAAATCAATTTAAAAACATTTAACATAACTTGAAACACAATAGTATCACATAAAAAATGTAAAACTACTTGAAATAACAtcaaaaaatattgttaaaaatTTCCCTGAATACTACATTTATTGTACTACCCTTGGGCATGGTACCATTATTCTGAATCAGCACTCTAAGGCATTTCTTTGATTTTACTCGAGAGAGTGCAACATACAGTTGTCCATGTGTAAAAACGGGTTTCGACAAAAATAGCCCAACAACACCCAAAGTCTGTCCCTGCGCCTTATTTATAGTCATTGCAAATGAAACAATCAAAGGGAATTGCCTCCTTCTGAACCTAAAAGGGAGTGTGTCATTATTTGGTATCATGTCCATGCGTGGAATGAGCACAACTCGGCCTGTCTGGTCCCCCGTCAATATAATGCACTCAATTACATGATTACCTAAACAATGAACCTGCATTCTCGTGCCATTGCACAACCCATTAGACTGATCAATGTTCCGAAGCAACATAACTGGTACACCTTCCTTCAAGCATATTTGGTGTGGAGGTAAACCTGAACAATTAATCGCATTCAAAACATCAGGTGAAAATGTGTCTAACTCAGACTCCATATTACCTTCTTCAACACATAGAGAATCAGAACTAAGATAAACTTTCTGTTCTCCAGGTAGTCGACTCATAATACTGTTGTTCACCTCATTCACAACTTCTAATGTGGGAGCAAGAATCGAACGTTCCTTGAAGTAATCAGTGTGGTTCAAGTTAGAAACAATATTTGGATAGACAAAATGTACCAACTCTCCAAAACCATCTTCAGTATCATTTATGAGCATGTCATCTAGAATCAAAACTTCTGACTCACCATCTGTAGAATCACCGGCGAATCCATCACCAATCTGGATAAGCCACTTGGCAAATTCGTTAACCTCACTATTGTCTTCGGAAATATCAGAAGATGCTAAACGCATATTCCTTGTTAAATTCAAGACTGAGCAGTGATCCCAGAGGTAAGATGAATTAATGGAAGCTTGAACAATATCTTGACGTGATCCCATCGGTATGACTGGAAGAATATGTCGAAAGTCACCACCTAGTACAACAACCTTACCTGCAAAAGCCATGTTCGGCTTGTAAGATCATTCATATCTTAGGATATCCTTCAGTGACTTGTCCAATGCCTCATAACAGTGTTTGTTCAACATTGGAGCTTCGTCCCATATAATCAAACTGGCTCTGGAAACCAACTTAGCAAGTATTCCTTCTTCTAATCAACTTAATTCTTATGTCAGGAGGATTAAAATCTTTAAACCGGTCTCGAGCATATCGAAACGTCCTTGCTAATGGGTTGTGAATATCAAGCATAGTTTTAAGTTGAGCTACAATAACTCTTTCCACATCGGTGATATCATCAGATTgcctatttaatatttataactgAATTAGACATATTTGGCTGCACAAAAAATACTTgtagtataaaattattaaaaaaggtTAATAAAATTTAGAAAACTAAACTTACCGAACAGCCTTAATTCGATTCTCGACTTCATTATCAGTATCATATATATATAGCTGAGCAAACTTTAGGGTATTATTCACTGACGGAAGTAAGCTACCAATAGAATGGTAATTCTGACCGCTAAGTAAAAATGTTGGTGGGGTAGATCCATTGTTTATGTTGTTGTTCATTCTACCAGCCATAGATGTGAATGAAAACATAGAATTGAATAGTCGAATTTTCTTCTTAAAGAACCTCGATGTCTCATCATGCTTAAAGTGAAGATTTTGTAAAATATCAGGAGTTGATTTAAGAATAGGCAATTGAACCTTCCCATCCATACAACAAAGACCAAAATGTGGTGTAGCATGCCCATTAGTTCTGGTTAATCTCTCTTTATTCCACATGTTGGCATTGCAAAATAGACAACAAAAAATAGGATCACCCGCATCCCAATAATCTATAGAAGAATAACATGCAGAAATTTTatgcagaaaatagaaaaaaaaagttaataaacatatatataaattaataaaaataatcctAAACATTTGTAAAGGGTAAGGCTATAAACCTTCCTCGTTTTCTTCAAGCTGATCATGATCAGAATGTTGAAAAACATGTCCTGTATATTATGAAagagataaacaaataaataagaccTCTAAAATATTTAAGGATTTTGTTATCATATGCCTTTAAGAAACACGTTAATAAATATTAATTGTATCTGCTAATTTTTATAAACTTTTGTTCAAAATTATCCTCTAAAATTATTAGTGTTAAATCTGAAAAATGTTAATTGACCTTTtacattatttttctttatttcttcttcatattttcttataCATACAAATAAGAAAATTAATAATGCCGTGGAGTACATGGTTTCTAGCATTTCCTATTTGCATTGTAATTCCTCAACCTATCTAATTTACTCTCTTTGTTATATGCTCatctgttttaaaaaaaattttaattaatctgTCTTGTTATTTGATAAAGCAAATTAAAGATACACCGAAATACTATTTAAAAGCTAACGATTCTTACCCATTTTTACTTGTTAAAAAATAgagttttataatttttttgtttaatttgttgAATGTACTCTCTCAATTTATCTACTCACACCTACCTTATCTGTTATAGATGTTACATTGTAGTAGTAAAAGAAgggtaaaaaatgaaaaaaaaataaatatgcttaagtgaaaaaataattttacatataatatatagatatTATGTTGTAACGGTGAAttcagaaaaaaattaaatatgctTACGTAAAAAATTAAATCGACCGAATATTTTTAGAGAAAATTTTGAATAATGTAATTAAAGTTTTAAAGCTTAATTTAGGAATGAAAATATGAGAGATGATGATATTAATTTAGTAGACTAACTAATCCTTAAATGACACATGAATTTATAATTATCAAATACAATTAATGCTTCTAAGCTATTTCCTAAGGGAATAGAATAGcaaaatcaaatatttaattAGGACATAATATATAAAAGCTatataatagaaattaaaattattacCAACTGCATCCACTGTATCTGACTCGGGTATGAAGGCATCATCTACAGCAATGTCATCATATCCATCAATGACTGCATACATAGATATATCATTACATAATAATTGTACCTTGTATATAAGTAAATAGCATTACTctaaataattgaaaaaatacaAAAGGTGTAAAATACCTTCGCAGTCATGTTGAACTTCTTGGGAAGAAATTTCAACTGAGTAAGCTGCTGAATGATCGATGTCTAATTGGGATTCGTTAAACAAATTACGGGTAGTCCCAGCAAGATGAATCAACGTCTTTGAAGATGGAATCAAAGGACGTTTGCTCCTAAATTCATACGGAATGAACAACTGAATCAATATTGAAAAGAAACTCTacagaacaaaaataaatataataataacacATAAGTGATGtgggataactgcttcaaaatAACTACATGAATAATTTCATGTCTGCCGAATATACCTGTAACTTGTTTCAACATCTAGATTGGCAGATGGAACCAAAATAGTCTCCGCATTGGCTCCGAGGTTAGAAGTAACATTCTGCTTCAGAGAATGATTCTCCTTACCATGAATTTGACCTCCACATGTATTAATGGATATAGCAGAATATTGAGCTAATATGATATTtcagttaataattaaaaaaaaatcacatatAGACGTAATTTAAATAAACATCAGTAAAAAGAATCAAATGGGATGAAATTTAAAAATTCGGACCATTAGTCTTGTCAGATAGAGGTGTTCTATTTTGCCCATCACAAAGACGAACATCATAACGATGTATTGAAGTAGAGGCACTGTCATAATTCTGAGTGGATTGAAATATATTTTCCTTCTCGCACAATATAGGTGAATGATTTGTTGTAGAATGCCTCTTCATAGGTAATATTTGGCCATCTGCAAGTTTCATAAATTCAAAACATCTAATTAAATCGAAGGCTAAATCATAAGAAAATAACAAAGAGCACGAAATGATTGTTTGTGATAAATTCGAAAAGGAGCATACTATCTAACCTTCAAAGGCCACGTTTTTAGCCCTTTTCTGCCTTCTAATGAGACTCCTATTAAGCCTTGCAAGCTTAGGAGAAATCTGATAATCTGTGTCTTCCATTTCTAATGAATATAAGTTTGCTGGATATATGATGAATACAGTGGATGAAAGAAATTTTAGAGAATGGTTAATGAATTCAATGAATATAGAAAATGATAGCTAATGAGGGGAACAAAAAAAAGAACTGAGACATACCAAACTAATAAGAAATTGAAATTACAATAAGAACATATGACATAAAACTGAGATACACAACTGGAAATGGACTATATAATGAAAGAAAGTGACAATAATATACACATATAATATGTTTGTATAACCTCTCTAAATAGACCTCTATGGTTACGTTCTATGTGATAGCAATAATTAAGAAATACAGGCCCAATGGATGGTGAATGGAGGAAAACACACAACCTACCATGTAGGCTACAATTTAATTGTTATATTTAAATTGTTTGAGTACAGTTGAATAAAGTGAAAAAAATATTGAAGggcataataatatataaaaaggcAAGAAATCAGTGTAAGCTATAATTATATAACAGAAGAAAAAATGATACCGCATAAGGGTGAATATGTCAGTGGTAGAATTGAAAAAAACTATTAAATctataaaaatgataaaataatttattaaaactaAAATGTAGCTAATGATCGTCAAaatgttaaaaaatttatataaccgATACACCAACTATATATGGAACAACAACCAGTAAATACATTGAATGTATCAGCTTAAAAGTTATATCACGATCTGGTCATTAAAAACTTGTAAAGCTTGATTGTAACATAAAGAAtcccaaaaataaaaacaaaatcagaTAATTAAATAGAATTAATAAGCACAgtcaaaataatataaataaatgaaCAGTGTATCTTACTTCAAACACTTAACATTATAATTAATCATTACATTGATTGATGCATAATGTTTTTTAGATAGCTAGAGaagtttacaaaaaaaaaaaatgtctaGATACTTAGGTACCATGAAGATCATAACATGGTACTTGCATATCTAACCATAATACCAAAATATTATGGGATTAAATCAATGACATGATATATCCATCAACTAAACAAAAATTAACTAACATGGACAATAAGGAAAAAAAACTATCAAGGTTTAGAAATAGATAATGCTAAACAAtacttaattttttataatttctgCATACATGACTCTCTCATCTTCTGCTGAAACCATGAACTTAAGCTTGCTACCTACACTTAATAAATTATTCCTAACAAATGCACGCCAGGCCCTGGTCATTAAAACTTCATAATATGACTTCTCTTTGTTAGTCCATCTGAGCACCATGTTGTAAGCATAGCCACCCTTCTGACGCAATCTTACATAATCAAATTGAGAAGGAAATGCCTTCTTTGCAAACTCAGGAGCCAAAACCTGATGGAGAATTAATgatgatttaaaaaaattagtcaCAAAAAAGAGATAATTTAAAATGTTTAAATGAACGCTTACCAAAGAACCAGACCCGATATCATTGACATCAAGAACACACACATGGGTAACAAAGGAAGGCTGGTATGGCTGGGGTTTTGGGAGAAACTCAAAAAAAGTTGGCCGGTTGAGAGCAGCATCACATAGTGGATGGTTAGGGAGAAATACAACCTGTTCATTGAAATTCTTTGAAAAAAAGTCATGGAATTTGATTGGTATAACAGAACCAATAAACTGGTCTGATTCCATGGTGCACAATGGAATTTCCTGAACAACCTGATTGCCATTGTTAACAACGTTACATTG from Arachis ipaensis cultivar K30076 chromosome B02, Araip1.1, whole genome shotgun sequence harbors:
- the LOC107627800 gene encoding ATP-dependent DNA helicase PIF6-like, which gives rise to MAFAGKVVVLGGDFRHILPVIPMGSRQDIVQASINSSYLWDHCSVLNLTRNMRLASSDISEDNSEVNEFAKWLIQIGDGFAGDSTDGESEVLILDDMLINDTEDGFGELVHFVYPNIVSNLNHTDYFKERSILAPTLEVVNEVNNSIMSRLPGEQKVYLSSDSLCVEEGNMESELDTFSPDVLNAINCSGLPPHQICLKEGVPVMLLRNIDQSNGLCNGTRMQVHCLGNHVIECIILTGDQTGRVVLIPRMDMIPNNDTLPFRFRRRQFPLIVSFAMTINKAQGQTLGVVGLFLSKPVFTHGQLYVALSRVKSKKCLRVLIQNNGTMPKGSTINVVFREIFNNIF